In Sphingobacterium thalpophilum, a genomic segment contains:
- the hisB gene encoding bifunctional histidinol-phosphatase/imidazoleglycerol-phosphate dehydratase HisB, which translates to MPDNLKRVLFIDRDGTLILEPEDEQIDSFAKLKFYPGALQYLPRIAKELDFELILVSNQDGLGTSSHPEENFWPVHHFVIDTFAGEGVVFAEEHIDKTFPHENAETRKPGVGMLGAYFDASKYDLSQSFVIGDRVNDVKLAQNLGAKAIWLRANDQLGALENLAIDSTVIALETTDWKTVYEFLKLGTRTAEHHRKTNETDIFIQLNLDGSGKSDIETGLPFFDHMLDQLARHGALDLTIKAKGDLHIDEHHTIEDTGIALGEIFLKVLGDKRGIERYSYTLPMDDCLAQVALDFGGRNWIVWDAAFKREKIGDMPTEMFFHFFKSFSDASRSNLNIKAEGDNEHHKIEAIFKAFAKSIKKAVRRDADHMQLPSTKGVL; encoded by the coding sequence ATGCCTGATAACTTAAAACGTGTACTGTTTATAGACCGCGATGGAACATTGATTTTGGAACCTGAAGACGAACAAATCGATTCTTTTGCCAAATTAAAATTCTATCCTGGTGCTTTGCAGTATCTACCACGTATCGCAAAGGAGCTGGATTTCGAATTGATCTTGGTTTCCAACCAAGATGGTTTAGGAACGTCTTCCCATCCGGAAGAGAATTTCTGGCCAGTCCATCATTTTGTGATTGATACGTTTGCAGGAGAAGGCGTAGTGTTTGCCGAGGAACATATTGATAAAACCTTTCCACACGAGAATGCGGAAACCCGAAAACCGGGAGTTGGTATGCTTGGAGCCTATTTTGATGCGTCGAAATACGATTTGAGCCAATCCTTCGTCATTGGCGATCGTGTGAACGATGTTAAATTGGCACAAAACCTCGGTGCAAAGGCAATTTGGCTGCGTGCAAACGATCAATTAGGTGCTTTGGAAAACCTTGCGATAGATTCAACTGTTATAGCTTTAGAGACAACGGATTGGAAGACGGTGTATGAATTCCTTAAATTGGGTACGCGCACTGCCGAACATCATCGTAAAACCAATGAAACGGATATTTTTATTCAGTTGAATCTGGATGGTTCGGGTAAGTCAGACATCGAAACGGGGTTACCGTTTTTCGACCATATGCTGGATCAATTGGCTAGACATGGAGCACTTGATTTGACCATTAAGGCGAAAGGGGATCTTCATATCGACGAACATCATACCATCGAAGATACGGGTATTGCGCTGGGCGAGATCTTTTTGAAGGTTTTAGGGGATAAACGTGGAATTGAGCGCTACTCCTATACGTTGCCGATGGATGATTGTTTGGCTCAGGTTGCATTGGATTTTGGTGGTCGCAACTGGATAGTGTGGGATGCGGCATTTAAGCGGGAGAAGATCGGCGATATGCCTACGGAAATGTTTTTCCACTTCTTTAAGTCGTTTTCAGATGCTTCACGATCGAATTTAAACATTAAAGCTGAAGGTGACAATGAGCACCATAAGATTGAAGCGATTTTCAAAGCTTTTGCTAAATCTATCAAGAAAGCGGTAAGACGCGATGCCGACCATATGCAATTGCCAAGTACAAAAGGAGTATTGTAA